The Kluyvera intermedia genome window below encodes:
- a CDS encoding MFS transporter, whose translation MDTTKKLSASYVVIGVKEKIGYGFGDLASNLSFGFVSLFLLFFYTNIYGISAVQASLIFVIARVIDAIFNILIGFAIDKTRSRYGKLRPWLLYGSIPLGFLTVLCFVPFGGEAKFFFALISYTIYCLAYTAVNTPYSALTNRLTQHEASRSSLSVYRFVLAIVGYLIVSTTADLLISPFNDKQMGYVFAVSCFALLATFLFLACFGMTKERVGEEEDTPAPTLREMLRAVMGNAPLINLSLFTVFFYIAYTVWMAIAIYFIKYIIGNEGFTATFFMIQSAAYIFGTVISGKIIALMGKKKMALVALLIGVLGVLMQYFIAGDNIWLVMSGVCLFSITLGMGFVAMWSMIADTVEYAEWHHGVRTEGAIYGFFNFITKLAMAIGGGCAGWMLDYYHYDAGDISASALSGINILMTLFPGAMFAISAIFIAAYSLDEKTYRDIVQKISLRKQNAH comes from the coding sequence ATGGATACAACAAAAAAACTCTCGGCAAGCTATGTGGTTATCGGCGTTAAAGAAAAAATTGGTTATGGTTTTGGTGATTTAGCCTCTAATTTATCCTTTGGTTTTGTCTCTCTTTTTCTATTGTTTTTTTACACCAATATTTATGGCATTAGCGCTGTGCAGGCTAGTTTGATATTTGTTATCGCCCGTGTTATTGATGCTATCTTTAATATCCTGATTGGTTTTGCGATTGATAAAACCCGCAGTCGTTATGGCAAATTGCGGCCTTGGTTATTATACGGTTCTATTCCGCTTGGCTTCCTGACGGTGCTCTGTTTTGTGCCCTTTGGCGGCGAGGCGAAATTCTTTTTTGCGCTAATCTCATACACCATTTACTGCCTGGCCTATACGGCAGTGAATACGCCATATTCAGCATTAACTAACCGCCTGACGCAGCATGAAGCCTCACGTTCATCGCTTTCCGTTTATCGATTTGTCCTGGCGATTGTCGGCTATCTTATCGTTTCAACTACCGCAGATTTACTTATTTCACCGTTTAACGATAAGCAGATGGGCTACGTTTTTGCCGTTTCCTGCTTTGCATTGCTGGCGACCTTCCTGTTTCTTGCCTGCTTTGGTATGACGAAAGAACGCGTGGGTGAAGAAGAGGATACGCCCGCACCGACATTGCGTGAAATGTTGCGTGCGGTAATGGGGAATGCGCCGCTGATTAATTTGTCGCTGTTCACCGTCTTTTTCTATATTGCTTACACCGTGTGGATGGCCATTGCGATTTACTTCATTAAATACATTATCGGCAATGAAGGGTTTACCGCGACATTCTTCATGATTCAATCGGCGGCCTATATTTTCGGTACCGTGATTTCAGGGAAAATCATTGCCTTGATGGGCAAGAAGAAAATGGCGCTGGTGGCCCTATTGATTGGCGTGCTGGGCGTATTAATGCAGTACTTTATTGCTGGCGATAATATCTGGCTGGTGATGAGCGGCGTGTGTCTGTTCAGTATTACGCTAGGGATGGGATTTGTGGCTATGTGGTCGATGATTGCCGATACGGTGGAATATGCTGAATGGCATCATGGGGTGCGTACAGAAGGTGCGATTTACGGCTTCTTTAATTTCATTACCAAACTGGCGATGGCTATTGGCGGCGGTTGTGCGGGTTGGATGCTGGATTACTACCACTATGATGCTGGTGACATTAGCGCCAGTGCGCTGAGCGGTATCAATATTCTGATGACGTTATTCCCCGGCGCGATGTTTGCTATCAGCGCTATTTTCATCGCAGCCTATTCGCTGGATGAAAAAACCTACCGCGATATTGTGCAAAAAATCAGCCTGCGTAAACAAAACGCGCACTAA
- the cobO gene encoding cob(I)yrinic acid a,c-diamide adenosyltransferase, which produces MSDERYRERQQRVKERVAARVAAAQDTRGIVIVFTGNGKGKTTAAFGTATRAVGHGHNVGVIQFIKGTWPNGERNLLEPLGVEFQVMATGFTWDTQNRESDTQACLAVWEHAKRMLADETLDMVLLDELTYMVAYDYLPLEEVLTALKNRPEHQTVIITGRGCHRDILDYADTVSELRPVKHAFEAGIKAQIGIDY; this is translated from the coding sequence ATGAGTGATGAACGTTATCGTGAGCGCCAGCAGCGCGTAAAAGAGCGCGTTGCCGCCCGTGTCGCCGCAGCCCAGGACACCCGAGGAATTGTGATTGTGTTTACTGGCAACGGTAAAGGCAAAACCACCGCCGCGTTCGGCACCGCCACCCGCGCGGTAGGCCACGGTCATAACGTCGGCGTTATCCAGTTTATTAAAGGTACCTGGCCCAACGGCGAGCGCAATTTGCTGGAGCCGCTGGGCGTCGAATTTCAGGTGATGGCGACCGGTTTTACCTGGGATACTCAAAACCGTGAAAGCGATACCCAGGCGTGCCTGGCGGTGTGGGAACATGCCAAACGCATGCTGGCAGACGAAACGCTCGATATGGTGCTGCTCGACGAGCTGACCTATATGGTGGCCTACGATTATTTACCGCTTGAAGAGGTGTTAACGGCGCTGAAAAACCGTCCAGAGCACCAGACGGTCATCATCACCGGGCGCGGCTGTCACCGGGATATCCTTGACTATGCCGATACGGTCAGCGAACTGCGTCCGGTAAAGCATGCGTTCGAAGCCGGAATTAAGGCGCAGATTGGTATTGATTATTAA
- a CDS encoding L-threonylcarbamoyladenylate synthase, translating into MSQFFYIHPDNPQARLINQAVEIVRKGGVIVYPTDSGYALGCKIEDKGAMERICRIRHLPDGHNFTLMCRDLSELSTYSYVDNVAFRLIKNNTPGNYTFILKGTKDVPRRLLQEKRKTIGMRVPSNPIAQALLETLGEPMLSTSLMLPGSEFTESDPEEIKDRLEKQVDLIIHGGYLGQQPTTVVDLTDDAPVVIREGVGDVKPFL; encoded by the coding sequence ATGAGTCAGTTTTTTTATATCCATCCGGATAACCCACAGGCGCGTCTGATTAACCAGGCGGTTGAAATTGTGCGTAAGGGCGGCGTTATCGTTTATCCGACCGATTCCGGCTACGCGCTGGGTTGTAAAATTGAAGATAAGGGCGCGATGGAGCGAATTTGCCGCATCCGTCATCTGCCAGACGGTCACAACTTCACCCTCATGTGTCGCGACCTGTCGGAGTTGTCGACCTATTCTTACGTCGATAACGTGGCATTTCGTTTAATCAAAAACAACACGCCGGGCAACTATACGTTCATTCTGAAAGGCACCAAAGACGTACCGCGTCGTCTGCTGCAAGAAAAACGTAAAACTATCGGTATGCGCGTCCCGTCTAACCCGATAGCGCAAGCGCTGCTGGAAACCCTCGGCGAGCCGATGCTTTCTACCTCGTTGATGCTGCCGGGTAGTGAGTTCACCGAATCCGACCCGGAAGAGATTAAAGACCGTCTGGAAAAACAGGTGGACTTAATTATTCACGGGGGCTATTTGGGCCAGCAGCCAACCACGGTTGTCGATCTGACTGATGACGCGCCAGTCGTGATTCGCGAAGGCGTGGGCGACGTTAAACCTTTCCTGTAA
- a CDS encoding beta-glucosidase: MNRDFNRIISAMNAEEKVALLTGSGLWRTASLPQHGITDIVMTDGTYGVRYSSAQIDGSEKWSMDDFISVITQTADQASAEEPAAKGGSEALFSTSLPATCFPNGSSLACSWDTELVYQMGQALGRECQHMGVGILLGPGINIRRTPLAGRGYEYYAEDPVVSGDIAAALINGLQDEGVGASLKHFAANNSEYRRTEMDSIIEERALREIYLAGFHRAIKKSQPWTVMSSYNRLNGVQTSQDPFLLTQVLREEWGYDGLVMSDWYGIKDRPASLMAGNDLAMPETRRDKLTLLAAIEAGEVSMDVVDRACHRMLELLDKVQRHRRPQTQADFPAHHMLAQQLAAESIVLLKNEEDLLPLRPEKNRRIAVLGKPAQEPVIQGSGCATTVPYLLDRPLDEIFDLAGDDFNVTWAVGAPDDLRCDEHALAEARAVAQEADVAVIFVSTAVGEDGENGDRQDLNILAVHERLIREVAAVQPNVIVVLANSDAVVMPWLSECNALLETFFAGQGMARAVAEILFGKRNPCGKLTVTVPNTLEETPAWLNYPGENLRHHYGEGLFVGYRYYDKRRLTPQFPFGFGLSYTQFTYSDLAISADRLREDETLTLSFDLTNTGRRDGKEIVQLYVSTPDGELIREVRALKAFTKVALAAGETRRVSLQLPIAELACYHPGLADWVVTPGTWKMHIGSSSRDLPLRVDITVDCPVRYVPLRDDNSLQQLIQQPEAFARVVELIAAKSQRPAEQVREKLIRLAPDLFCGLLIALTEFLALDIERDELNAVLAGRQ, from the coding sequence ATGAATCGTGATTTTAACCGCATTATTAGCGCGATGAACGCTGAAGAAAAAGTGGCTCTGTTGACCGGCAGCGGCCTGTGGCGGACGGCGAGCCTGCCTCAACATGGCATTACCGATATTGTTATGACAGACGGCACCTATGGAGTTCGCTACAGCAGTGCGCAAATTGACGGTAGTGAGAAGTGGAGTATGGATGACTTCATTTCGGTGATTACGCAAACGGCAGACCAGGCGAGCGCCGAGGAACCAGCGGCGAAAGGGGGCAGTGAAGCGCTGTTCAGCACCTCGCTTCCGGCGACCTGTTTCCCGAATGGTTCAAGCCTTGCCTGTAGCTGGGACACCGAGCTGGTGTATCAAATGGGGCAGGCGCTAGGCCGTGAATGTCAGCATATGGGCGTGGGCATCCTGCTGGGGCCGGGGATTAATATTCGCCGCACACCACTGGCAGGACGTGGCTATGAGTATTACGCCGAGGATCCGGTGGTGAGCGGAGATATTGCCGCCGCGCTGATCAACGGTTTACAGGATGAAGGCGTTGGCGCCAGTCTGAAGCACTTCGCGGCGAATAACTCTGAGTACCGCCGCACCGAAATGGACTCAATTATTGAAGAGCGCGCGCTGCGCGAAATCTATCTGGCCGGTTTTCACCGGGCAATTAAGAAATCGCAGCCGTGGACGGTGATGTCTTCTTATAACCGGCTAAACGGTGTGCAAACGTCGCAGGATCCTTTCTTGCTGACGCAGGTGCTAAGAGAGGAGTGGGGTTACGATGGGCTGGTGATGTCCGACTGGTATGGCATTAAAGATCGCCCCGCATCATTGATGGCCGGTAACGATCTGGCCATGCCGGAAACCCGACGCGATAAGCTGACGTTACTCGCCGCCATTGAGGCTGGGGAGGTATCGATGGATGTCGTCGACCGCGCTTGTCATCGTATGCTGGAACTGCTGGATAAAGTTCAGCGCCATCGTCGCCCGCAGACACAGGCCGATTTCCCGGCGCATCATATGCTTGCCCAGCAACTGGCCGCCGAGTCTATCGTATTGCTTAAAAATGAAGAGGATCTTCTGCCGCTACGTCCGGAAAAGAACCGGCGGATTGCCGTATTGGGCAAACCTGCGCAAGAACCGGTGATTCAGGGTTCGGGGTGTGCCACAACGGTGCCGTATCTCCTTGACCGCCCGCTTGATGAAATATTCGACCTTGCCGGTGATGACTTTAACGTGACCTGGGCGGTGGGCGCGCCCGACGATCTTCGCTGTGATGAGCACGCGCTGGCTGAAGCGCGTGCTGTGGCACAAGAGGCCGATGTTGCCGTTATCTTTGTCAGTACCGCCGTAGGGGAAGACGGTGAAAATGGCGATCGTCAGGATCTTAATATCCTGGCGGTACATGAACGTCTGATTCGCGAAGTGGCTGCGGTACAGCCGAATGTGATTGTGGTCTTAGCCAACAGTGATGCTGTCGTGATGCCGTGGCTGAGTGAATGTAACGCTCTGCTGGAAACCTTTTTTGCCGGGCAGGGCATGGCGCGTGCGGTGGCTGAGATTCTGTTTGGTAAACGTAACCCTTGCGGCAAACTCACGGTTACGGTGCCCAATACGCTCGAAGAGACGCCTGCCTGGCTGAACTACCCGGGTGAGAATTTGCGTCATCATTATGGTGAAGGGCTGTTTGTAGGCTATCGCTATTATGATAAACGTCGTTTGACGCCGCAATTTCCGTTCGGTTTTGGCTTAAGCTATACGCAATTTACCTATTCAGACTTGGCCATTTCAGCAGACCGCCTTAGAGAGGACGAAACGCTCACGCTATCGTTTGATCTGACTAATACCGGTCGCCGGGATGGGAAAGAGATTGTCCAACTGTACGTTAGTACGCCGGACGGTGAATTGATTCGTGAAGTTCGTGCGCTTAAAGCTTTCACCAAGGTGGCGCTGGCGGCCGGTGAAACCCGCCGGGTTAGCCTGCAACTGCCGATAGCCGAACTGGCTTGTTATCATCCAGGGCTGGCAGATTGGGTGGTGACACCGGGGACCTGGAAAATGCATATTGGCAGCTCCTCTCGCGACCTGCCGTTGCGCGTGGACATTACCGTTGATTGCCCGGTCCGATACGTCCCGTTGCGGGATGATAATTCGCTGCAACAACTGATTCAGCAGCCGGAGGCATTCGCCCGGGTGGTGGAATTGATTGCAGCGAAAAGCCAGCGACCGGCAGAGCAGGTGCGTGAGAAATTGATTCGCCTGGCGCCCGATCTGTTCTGCGGCTTGCTGATTGCGCTGACTGAATTTCTGGCGCTGGACATTGAGCGCGATGAACTTAATGCGGTGCTGGCGGGACGTCAATAA
- the rluB gene encoding 23S rRNA pseudouridine(2605) synthase RluB: protein MSDKSEKLQKVLARAGHGSRREIETIIEAGRVSVDGKIAKLGDRVEVIPGLKIRIDGHLISVKESVEQICRVLAYYKPEGELCTRNDPEGRPTVFDRLPKLRGARWIAVGRLDVNTCGLMLFTTDGELANRLMHPSREVEREYAVRVFGEVDDNKVRQLSRGVQLEDGPAAFKTIKFSGGEGINQWYNVTLTEGRNREVRRLWEAVGVQVSRLIRVRYGDIQLPKGLPRGGYTELDLAQTNYLRKLVELPAETESKVAVEKDRRRMKANQIRRAVKRHGTTSASPKSNPNRRSSTRNSGKA, encoded by the coding sequence ATGAGCGATAAAAGCGAAAAACTGCAAAAAGTGCTGGCGCGTGCTGGCCACGGTTCCCGCCGTGAAATTGAAACCATTATTGAAGCGGGCCGCGTCAGCGTGGACGGCAAAATCGCCAAGCTGGGCGATCGTGTTGAAGTGATCCCAGGCCTCAAAATTCGTATCGACGGACATCTCATCTCCGTTAAAGAATCCGTAGAACAAATCTGTCGCGTTCTGGCGTACTACAAGCCGGAAGGTGAGTTGTGTACCCGTAACGACCCGGAAGGGCGTCCGACCGTCTTTGACCGTCTGCCAAAACTGCGCGGCGCGCGCTGGATTGCCGTGGGTCGTCTGGACGTTAACACCTGTGGTCTGATGTTGTTCACGACCGATGGTGAGCTGGCGAACCGCCTGATGCACCCAAGCCGTGAAGTGGAACGTGAATACGCAGTGCGCGTGTTTGGCGAAGTTGATGACAATAAAGTGCGTCAGCTGTCTCGTGGCGTACAGCTTGAAGATGGCCCTGCGGCGTTCAAAACCATCAAATTCAGCGGCGGTGAAGGTATCAACCAGTGGTACAACGTGACCCTGACCGAAGGCCGTAACCGTGAAGTTCGTCGCCTGTGGGAAGCCGTAGGCGTGCAGGTTAGCCGTCTGATTCGCGTTCGCTATGGCGACATTCAACTGCCTAAAGGCCTGCCACGTGGCGGCTATACCGAGCTTGATCTTGCGCAGACCAACTACCTGCGTAAGCTGGTTGAACTGCCAGCCGAAACTGAATCAAAAGTCGCGGTGGAAAAAGATCGCCGTCGCATGAAGGCGAACCAGATCCGTCGTGCCGTGAAGCGTCATGGCACCACGAGCGCCAGCCCGAAAAGTAATCCTAATCGTCGTTCCAGCACCCGCAACAGCGGTAAAGCGTAA
- a CDS encoding YciK family oxidoreductase, whose protein sequence is MHYQPQLDLLQNRIILVTGASDGIGREAALTYSRHGASVILLGRNDDKLRAVAQEIDHAGGIPARWYTLDLLTCTPQSCQQIAQQIRLDYPRLDGVLHNAGLLGDVVSMMEQDPDVWQQVMQVNVNGTFMLTQALLPLLLQSESASLIFTSSSVGREGRANWGAYAVSKFATEGMMQVLAEEYKSQHLRVNCINPGGTRTGMRASAFPTEDPQKLKTPADIMPLYLWLMGDDSRRKTGMTFDAQPGRKPGIAQ, encoded by the coding sequence GTGCACTATCAACCTCAACTTGACTTGTTGCAGAACCGTATCATTCTGGTGACCGGTGCCAGCGATGGTATTGGTCGCGAGGCCGCTTTGACCTATTCTCGTCACGGCGCCAGCGTCATTTTGCTCGGCCGCAATGACGATAAACTTCGTGCCGTCGCGCAGGAAATTGACCACGCAGGTGGAATTCCCGCCCGCTGGTATACATTAGATCTGCTCACCTGTACGCCACAATCCTGCCAGCAGATTGCTCAACAAATTCGCCTGGACTACCCGCGCCTCGATGGTGTTCTGCACAATGCCGGGTTATTAGGCGACGTCGTATCGATGATGGAGCAGGATCCAGACGTCTGGCAGCAGGTGATGCAGGTTAATGTCAACGGCACCTTTATGCTGACCCAAGCGCTGCTGCCGCTGCTGCTGCAATCCGAATCCGCATCGTTAATTTTCACCTCCTCAAGCGTTGGCCGTGAGGGCCGGGCTAACTGGGGCGCCTATGCGGTATCAAAATTTGCCACTGAAGGCATGATGCAGGTACTGGCTGAAGAGTATAAGAGCCAGCATTTGCGCGTAAACTGCATTAACCCAGGCGGTACGCGCACCGGCATGCGCGCCAGTGCCTTCCCCACAGAAGACCCGCAAAAACTTAAAACTCCCGCCGATATTATGCCGCTGTATTTGTGGCTAATGGGCGATGATAGCCGCCGTAAAACCGGTATGACTTTTGATGCCCAGCCCGGGCGCAAACCAGGAATTGCCCAATGA
- a CDS encoding helix-turn-helix transcriptional regulator → MFPFSVTHPRSVPPSVTGGYELIAFDAQKLNVFAAEVRYCEPHWHPAPELITVLMGRFSLAVGQQSVELSCGEMLYINAEEVHSLNAQEPGSQLLTVQFSPGLFDELHPAPSLTWQTHSGLQVEGEDQVWQRLTVLLEQIIDNRAPFQRIAAIYLLLDALVSAGQPTWRAENSLREEAMIKKGIDFINQNFDQPLTLSDVASHTGMSYSWFSRLFKKVSRHNFKEYLTLVRLNKARTLLRDTRTPITDISHSCGFQEHKYLIAAFNKYCGLTPTEYRKRFISRQNVIESELALGEDCLCLPLNATLLKKLTLNNQYQSAP, encoded by the coding sequence GTGTTTCCTTTTTCAGTGACTCATCCACGGTCGGTGCCACCATCGGTCACTGGCGGCTATGAGCTGATTGCTTTTGATGCCCAGAAGCTGAACGTGTTTGCCGCTGAGGTTCGCTACTGCGAGCCTCACTGGCACCCTGCACCGGAGTTGATTACGGTGCTGATGGGGCGTTTTTCTCTCGCGGTGGGCCAGCAAAGTGTTGAACTATCATGTGGGGAAATGCTTTATATCAACGCCGAGGAGGTTCACTCGCTGAATGCACAAGAGCCGGGCAGCCAACTGTTAACGGTGCAGTTTTCACCGGGGTTATTTGATGAACTGCATCCGGCACCGTCGTTAACCTGGCAAACTCACTCTGGGTTACAGGTTGAGGGTGAAGATCAGGTCTGGCAACGCCTCACGGTGCTACTGGAGCAGATTATTGACAACCGCGCACCGTTTCAGCGTATTGCCGCCATCTATCTCTTGCTGGATGCGCTAGTCAGTGCCGGACAGCCGACATGGCGTGCCGAAAATTCGTTGCGCGAAGAGGCAATGATCAAAAAAGGCATCGATTTTATTAACCAGAATTTTGATCAGCCGCTGACCCTCAGTGACGTCGCCAGCCATACCGGGATGAGTTACTCATGGTTTTCGCGATTGTTTAAAAAGGTGAGTCGGCACAATTTTAAAGAGTACTTAACGCTGGTTCGGCTCAATAAAGCGCGCACCTTACTACGTGATACGCGCACGCCGATTACCGACATCAGCCACAGCTGCGGCTTTCAGGAACATAAATATCTGATAGCCGCGTTTAATAAGTACTGCGGGCTGACGCCGACCGAGTACCGTAAGCGCTTTATCTCACGTCAAAACGTGATTGAAAGCGAGCTGGCACTGGGCGAGGACTGTTTGTGTCTGCCGCTCAACGCCACACTCCTCAAAAAACTAACGCTTAATAATCAATACCAATCTGCGCCTTAA
- the rnm gene encoding RNase RNM produces MSSPTGAVLSDTNYAVIYDLHSHTVASDGHLTPEELVHRAGEMRVRTLAITDHDTVDAIPRAQAEIARAGLALQLITGVEISTQWENHEIHIVGLNIDIENPALTAFLAAQIERRQQRGQMIAERLEKAQIPGAWEAALKMADGGAVTRGHFARFLVEQGKASNIGDVFKKYLARGKTGYVPPQWCTIKEAIDVIHHSGGVAVIAHPGRYNLSAKWLKRLLAHFSEHGGDAMEVSQCQQAPHERTQLATYAREYGLMGSQGSDFHQPCPWIELGRKLWLPAGVEGVWQRWEQPQNSIEREA; encoded by the coding sequence ATGAGCAGTCCAACGGGAGCCGTTTTGAGCGACACCAATTACGCAGTGATTTACGATCTTCACAGCCATACCGTCGCCTCTGATGGTCATCTGACGCCGGAAGAGCTGGTACACCGTGCAGGTGAAATGCGCGTGAGGACGCTGGCGATTACCGATCACGATACCGTCGATGCCATTCCTCGCGCACAGGCGGAAATTGCGCGCGCCGGTCTGGCGTTGCAATTGATTACCGGGGTTGAAATCTCAACCCAGTGGGAGAACCACGAGATTCACATTGTCGGGCTCAATATTGATATTGAAAACCCAGCGTTAACCGCATTTTTGGCCGCGCAGATAGAACGTCGTCAGCAGCGTGGACAAATGATCGCCGAGCGTCTGGAAAAGGCGCAAATCCCCGGTGCGTGGGAAGCGGCGCTAAAGATGGCCGATGGCGGGGCGGTGACGCGTGGTCACTTCGCGCGTTTCCTTGTTGAGCAAGGTAAGGCTTCCAATATTGGCGATGTTTTCAAAAAATATCTCGCACGTGGGAAAACCGGTTACGTTCCGCCACAGTGGTGTACAATAAAGGAAGCTATTGATGTCATTCATCATTCGGGTGGGGTTGCTGTTATCGCCCATCCGGGGCGGTACAATTTGTCCGCCAAGTGGCTGAAAAGATTGCTGGCACACTTTAGTGAACACGGCGGCGACGCGATGGAAGTCTCCCAGTGTCAGCAGGCGCCTCACGAGCGCACTCAGCTTGCCACCTATGCTCGCGAATACGGTTTAATGGGATCTCAAGGGTCGGATTTCCATCAACCCTGCCCGTGGATTGAACTGGGCCGTAAACTGTGGTTACCCGCAGGCGTCGAGGGAGTCTGGCAGCGCTGGGAGCAGCCGCAGAATTCAATTGAGAGGGAAGCATGA
- a CDS encoding anthranilate synthase component 1, which yields MQTQKPLLELLTSDAIYRENPTALFHQLCGARPATLLLESADIDSKNDLKSLLLVDSALRITALGDTVTIQALSDNGASLLPLLDAALPSGVENNRQPNCRVLRFPAVSNLLDEDARLCSLSVFDAFRLMQELVVVPQDEREAMFFGGLFAYDLVAGFEDLPQLESDNACPDYCFYLAETLLVIDHQTKNTRLQASLFTPSETEKERLLQRLAQVRQQMNEPPMALPVREIKTMRCECNQSDEEYGDVVRKMQKAIRAGEIFQVVPSRRFSLPCPSPLAAYDVLKKSNPSPYMFFMQDNDFTLFGASPESSLKYDATNRQIEIYPIAGTRPRGRRADGTLDRDLDSRIELEMRTDHKELSEHLMLVDLARNDLARICTPGSRYVADLTKVDRYSFVMHLVSRVVGELRKDLDVLHAYRACMNMGTLSGAPKVRAMQLIAAAEGKRRGSYGGAVGYFTAHGDLDTCIVIRSAFVENGIATVQAGAGVVLDSVPQSEADETRNKARAVLRAIATAHHAQEIF from the coding sequence ATGCAAACACAAAAACCCCTGCTCGAGCTTCTGACCAGTGACGCGATTTATCGTGAGAACCCTACCGCGCTATTTCACCAACTGTGTGGCGCGCGCCCGGCGACTCTGCTGCTTGAGTCCGCAGATATTGATAGTAAAAACGATTTAAAAAGCCTGCTGCTGGTCGATAGCGCGTTGCGCATCACCGCGCTGGGCGATACCGTTACCATTCAGGCTCTGTCTGATAACGGCGCGTCATTACTGCCTCTGCTCGACGCTGCGCTGCCTTCCGGCGTTGAAAATAACCGTCAACCGAATTGTCGCGTGCTGCGCTTCCCGGCGGTCAGCAACCTGTTGGATGAAGATGCCCGCCTGTGCTCATTGTCGGTATTTGATGCTTTTCGTCTGATGCAGGAGCTGGTTGTCGTCCCGCAAGATGAACGCGAAGCGATGTTCTTCGGCGGCTTGTTCGCCTACGACCTGGTCGCCGGTTTTGAAGATTTACCGCAGCTTGAAAGCGATAACGCTTGCCCGGATTACTGCTTCTATCTGGCAGAAACGCTGCTGGTGATTGACCATCAGACCAAAAACACTCGTCTTCAGGCAAGCCTGTTCACGCCGTCCGAAACGGAAAAAGAGCGCCTGCTGCAACGTCTTGCTCAGGTTCGTCAGCAGATGAACGAACCGCCGATGGCACTGCCGGTCCGCGAAATTAAAACCATGCGCTGCGAGTGCAATCAGAGCGATGAAGAGTACGGCGATGTGGTGCGCAAGATGCAAAAAGCGATCCGCGCGGGAGAGATTTTCCAGGTGGTACCATCACGTCGCTTCTCCCTGCCCTGCCCGTCACCGCTGGCAGCCTACGACGTGCTGAAAAAGAGCAACCCAAGCCCGTACATGTTCTTTATGCAGGATAACGATTTCACCCTGTTCGGCGCATCACCTGAGAGTTCATTAAAGTACGACGCCACCAACCGTCAGATTGAAATTTACCCCATTGCCGGGACTCGTCCACGCGGTCGCCGCGCTGACGGCACGCTGGACCGCGATCTCGACAGCCGCATTGAACTTGAAATGCGCACCGATCATAAAGAGCTTTCCGAACATCTTATGTTGGTCGATCTCGCACGTAACGACCTCGCCCGCATCTGTACCCCGGGCAGCCGCTACGTCGCTGACCTGACCAAAGTGGATCGTTATTCCTTCGTCATGCACCTCGTCTCCCGCGTGGTGGGCGAGCTGCGTAAAGACCTTGATGTGCTGCACGCTTACCGTGCCTGCATGAACATGGGCACCTTAAGCGGTGCGCCAAAAGTCCGCGCCATGCAGCTTATCGCCGCAGCAGAAGGCAAGCGACGCGGCAGCTACGGCGGCGCAGTGGGCTACTTCACCGCCCATGGCGACCTCGACACCTGCATCGTTATCCGCTCAGCGTTTGTCGAAAACGGCATTGCTACCGTACAGGCTGGCGCTGGCGTGGTGCTGGACTCCGTACCGCAATCTGAAGCCGATGAAACCCGAAATAAAGCCCGTGCCGTTCTGCGCGCCATTGCTACCGCCCATCATGCACAGGAGATTTTCTGA